The following proteins are encoded in a genomic region of [Eubacterium] hominis:
- a CDS encoding EAL domain-containing protein, whose amino-acid sequence MKRVDNQIRHSILVVATITFVLISLCLSGLWFINDQQNAKTNEFLAQMTTQYKASILRQIHGDIETLDGMATILGEEEAVETEHLYRILEEINNANRFMRMGFIRTDGMTTMVDISGQRIENVDLSQMDYVKKALHGEEVITDTIKDSFGDGYINIYAVPIYHKGKIIGALCAVNDSEIYRSIVDLPSLGNGFAGIVKSDGALVIRSKEDPNQTYDNIYQLSFDRQDELEEAKQALKNKEDGSFMYHQQGNTYLAHFTSLGINDWLIVSMVPNSVLTSNLRMVSKLSIMAIIAIIILLSALLKYINKIILGSRKILENIAYFDELTNSYTKSKFLLEANALLEKSRYYSIVELDILNFKMINELFGYQAGDAFLKYFAKCLKEEIQTDELYYRHHADCFGLMLHEQDKQTLIKRMEKLKAKICSYELHPQQHYYIQCSCGIKIFDEREQNQAIDLVINRAMMALKECKKHSNSDIYIYDDKLYNASQHQSLIESRMETALQNHEFEVYLQPKHDIVTEKIVGAEALVRWNMDGKIIMPDEFIPLFEENGFITKLDMYVLDHAFSYMEEWQSKGYCIKQINVNQSRMLMYRSNYMEDIKKIIKRHHVDTSAIVLEVTESVALEDMEILKETIQSVHQLGFEVSMDDFGSGYSSLNVLQALPFDELKLDRFFVKDMGVDHEKQKKIIQYIIELNKSLNVRTVAEGVETKAQLEFLRGIGCDIAQGYYFSKPLPKNEFDKLLEKEQGNE is encoded by the coding sequence ATGAAACGGGTAGACAATCAAATCAGACATTCCATTCTTGTGGTGGCAACGATTACGTTTGTACTTATTTCTTTATGTTTAAGTGGTTTGTGGTTTATCAATGACCAGCAAAATGCAAAAACAAATGAATTTTTAGCTCAGATGACCACACAATATAAAGCTTCTATCCTTCGTCAAATACATGGAGATATAGAAACTTTAGATGGGATGGCCACAATTTTAGGGGAAGAAGAAGCTGTGGAAACAGAACATCTGTATCGAATTCTTGAAGAAATAAATAATGCGAATCGTTTTATGCGTATGGGGTTTATTAGAACCGATGGTATGACCACAATGGTGGATATTAGCGGACAGAGAATAGAAAATGTTGATTTAAGTCAAATGGATTATGTAAAAAAGGCATTACATGGTGAAGAAGTCATCACAGATACAATTAAAGATTCTTTTGGTGATGGATATATTAATATTTATGCAGTGCCAATTTATCATAAAGGTAAAATTATTGGGGCATTATGTGCAGTAAATGATTCAGAAATATATCGCAGTATTGTTGATCTGCCTTCATTAGGTAATGGTTTTGCGGGAATTGTGAAAAGTGATGGCGCACTTGTTATACGAAGTAAAGAAGACCCCAATCAGACTTATGATAATATATATCAATTAAGTTTTGATCGTCAGGATGAATTAGAAGAAGCAAAACAGGCGTTGAAAAATAAAGAAGATGGATCTTTCATGTATCATCAGCAAGGCAATACATATCTGGCGCATTTTACTTCTTTGGGAATTAATGACTGGTTAATTGTAAGTATGGTACCTAACTCTGTACTGACCTCTAATTTACGTATGGTTTCCAAATTATCTATCATGGCGATTATCGCAATTATTATTCTATTAAGCGCCTTATTAAAATATATCAATAAAATCATTTTAGGTAGTCGAAAAATATTAGAAAATATCGCATATTTTGATGAACTTACCAATTCTTATACCAAGAGTAAATTTTTACTGGAGGCAAATGCGTTATTAGAGAAAAGTCGATATTATAGTATCGTTGAGCTTGATATTTTAAACTTTAAGATGATTAACGAATTATTTGGATATCAGGCTGGAGATGCTTTTTTGAAATATTTCGCAAAATGTTTGAAAGAGGAAATCCAGACAGATGAATTATATTATCGTCATCATGCGGATTGTTTTGGTCTGATGCTGCATGAACAAGATAAACAAACACTGATAAAACGCATGGAAAAACTAAAAGCGAAGATATGCAGTTATGAACTACATCCGCAACAGCATTATTATATCCAATGCTCCTGTGGAATAAAGATTTTTGATGAACGTGAACAAAATCAGGCGATTGATCTTGTGATCAATCGGGCTATGATGGCATTAAAAGAATGTAAAAAGCATAGCAATAGTGATATCTATATTTATGATGATAAATTATATAATGCTTCCCAACATCAAAGTTTAATAGAATCAAGAATGGAAACAGCACTACAGAATCATGAATTTGAAGTATATCTTCAACCCAAACATGATATTGTGACTGAAAAGATTGTTGGCGCAGAAGCGCTTGTCCGTTGGAATATGGATGGTAAAATCATTATGCCGGATGAATTCATTCCTTTATTTGAAGAAAATGGATTTATCACAAAACTGGATATGTATGTATTAGATCATGCATTCTCATACATGGAAGAATGGCAGTCTAAAGGATATTGTATAAAACAGATAAATGTAAATCAGTCAAGAATGTTGATGTATCGCAGTAATTATATGGAAGATATAAAGAAAATCATAAAACGACATCATGTTGATACTTCCGCAATCGTGCTGGAGGTAACTGAAAGTGTTGCGTTGGAAGATATGGAGATCTTAAAGGAAACAATTCAAAGTGTTCATCAATTAGGCTTTGAAGTGTCGATGGATGATTTTGGAAGTGGCTATTCATCTTTGAATGTTTTACAGGCACTGCCATTTGATGAACTGAAATTAGATCGTTTCTTCGTTAAGGATATGGGTGTAGATCATGAGAAACAAAAAAAGATTATTCAATACATTATAGAATTGAATAAATCATTAAATGTCCGTACAGTTGCGGAAGGCGTAGAAACAAAAGCACAATTAGAGTTTTT